The following nucleotide sequence is from Pirellulales bacterium.
CGCGAAAGCATTCCCGATTTTGCCCGCGTACTAAGCCAATATGTTGATGGAATCGTCATTCGAGCAAACCGGCACCAGACGGTGGTCGATCTAGCGCAACATAGTACCTGTCCGGTGATTAACGGTCTGACTGATTTTGCCCATCCTTGTCAAGCGCTGGCCGATTTATACACCCTTCGCGAACTGGTGGGCAAACTCCACGGGTTGACACTGGCCTACATCGGCGACTCGAACAACATGGCCCGCAGCTTGGTCGAGGGCTGCGGGCGGCTGGGCATGAAGATCAACCTGGCAACGCCCAAGGCGTATCAGTTCAGCAAGTCGGAAATCGACCGATTCCACCAGGATATTCCACAATTGCAATTGAAGGTGACCGACGACCCGTCGGCTGCCGTGCGAAATGCAGTCGCAGTTTACACGGACGTATGGGCGAGTATGGGGCAGGAATCAGAAGCCGCAATACGCCGATGTGATTTTGTCAACTATCAAGTTAACTCTCAGATAATGGCGCAGGCTCCAAACGGCTACTTCATGCATTGCCTGCCCGCGCACCGCGGCGAAGAAGTGACCGACGAAGTCATTGACGGCCCAAATAGCATCGTTGTCCAGCAGGCAGGAAATCGGCTGCATGTGCAGAAAGGAATCTTGGCATGGCTGCTGAGTCGAGGCTAGGAAATCGTGTAAATTGCGGTTAGAACACATCGCGGTAATACAAATGCATGTTAGATTTGGCAAAGTCTTTCGATTCACTCCTATCCATTAGCCCCTAGCTCCTCATTCATGCGCCGCGACGGCCGACAACCCGACCAGCTTCGACCGGTAAAGATCACGCGCCGATTCACTCACACTGCGCCCGGCAGCGTGCTGATCCAATTCGGCGGCACAACGGTGCTTTGCACTGCGTCGGTCGACCCCAAGGTTCCCGACTGGATGGCCGGCAAAGGCCGCGGCTGGCTCACGGCCGAGTGCAATATGCTGCCAGGAAGCACCGCGCCAAGAAAGAAACGCGAACGCGACGGCAAGACCGATGGCCGCACGACCGAAATTCAGCGGCTCATCGGCCGCAGTTTGCGAGCAATCATCGACCTGGACGCCATCGGCGAGCGGACGCTGGCGATCGACTGCGATGTGCTAGACGCCGACGGCGGCACCCGCACTGCGAGCATCACCGGCGCCTATGTAGCCCTGGTCGACGCCGTTTCGACAATCGAACTGCCCGACCCTTCGCGAAGAGCATTGACGGATAGCGTTGCCGCGATCAGCGTCGGCATTGCGAACGGCTTGCCACTCATCGATCTAGACTATTCCGAAGATGTAGACGCCGAAGTTGACATGAACGTCGTGATGACCGGCGCAGGGCAGTTCATTGAGGTTCAAGGGACCGGCGAAGAGGCAACCTTCAGCGAAGCTGAACTGCACACGTTGCTTGGACTGGCGCGCCGCGGCGTGCAAAAACTGACGGAATTGCAACAGCGAGCGCTACAATAATCCCCGCTGTAATCCGGACCAACTGCTTTGCCCCACTCATTCTCAAGTCAAGATTGTCGGCGATTGTTCCTGAAGGATTTGAAGAACCGGGACTTGCAGGGCAGTTTCGTGGCGTGCGGCGATGGGCTGACGGGGTTCTCGAGTACCATTCGCGCAGTTTAACCATTGCTACGAAATGATCGAGAGGGGAGCACGCTACGATGCCTTGAGCTTTGCCAATTCGGCCTCCACGGCAGCAATGTCTGTTTCCAGCTTTTTTACCTCGGCCGGATCGTCCAACTGTTTCTTTGCGCCGGCCAGTTGCTGGCGAAGCTGTTGGAGCTTCGGCTGCAAGACATCGATCCGCTTTTTGATCTTTTTATCCATGGGCGGTCTCCGTCGCCTCGACCCTAGTTGTGGGTAGCGTAGGGCCGATGTGCGTCGATCTCAAGACGCCCGACAATGCGACGACGAGAACCGCCAGAACAACATTCACGGTCAGCCACATTTTTGCGTTCTGACGGATCGGCTTCAAGGCGTCGGTCCGCCCGACGAGCGCGCTGGCAATAAAGAAAATCACGAGTGCCAGCAGCGCCTTGATGCCGAAGATCATGTTGTACAGCTTGTTGTACGACGTTCTCCACTCGGACCAAGGCTCGGCCTTTGTTTGACCGATGAACGTGAAAAAGTTGATCAAACCACTCAGTAGCAAGAAGGCGATGCACGCCATGACGACCTTGGCCCAGCGTGAGCGGACTCGTTCGCGCAGCGCATGTCGCGACTCGTCGTCGAGCGATTGCTCCGATGGTAGCAACGCCATCCGCATGAAAATCGTTCCTCCCACGGCCGTAATGGCCGCGACGATATGAATCCAACGCAATGCAAGGGCGAGCCAATCCATGGGGCAGAGACGTTTCTTAGTGCTGGAGTGAAGCTGTTTGGGCAGAAAAGGTAGTTTATCGACAGGCGGTCGGCAGGAACAGGGGCCTCCTACGATCGAACGTGCGCTGCTCAGTCTGATTTTTCGCGCAATTGTTCCACCAGCGCCAGTGCGCCAGCGCGATCGCTGGCGTGGCCGTCTAATTGCGCCGCACGAACTGCTTGCAGCAATCGGGCGAAAACCGGCCCGCGCGGAATGCCCAAGCCGAGCAAGTCGCGGCCATCGATAAGAGACGGGGGATCGAGCTCATCGCGCGGGCGCTGCAATTGAAGCCGGCAAAACTCCACGTCTTCACGGCGGGCTGAACCAAGGCTGGCCTTTGCGGCTTGAAGCTTCACCAGATCGGCTGCGCCCTCAGCCGCCAAAGTTGGCTGCAACTTCGACCAGCGTTGCCCGCGCGCATTCGCGAGCGCCTCCTTGTTTTCCAGCAGCCACTCCAGTCGATTGATATCCTTCCGCGAAAGCTTCCAGCGCCGGCCGATCATCGAGGCGAGTTTGTCTTCTGCCAGATCTTGCAGCAGCGCCGCCAAAGCCAGTGCGAAGGTTGGCTCGACAAGCGAGCCAAGCAGCGCCAGCGTCCGCGGCCAATCGACGATCGCCAAGACTTCCGGCAGTATTGTCTGCAAGAGGCCAGTCGATCGGAGTCGATCGACCGCCTTTGCCCGCGCGTCATGAACGAGAACAATTTGTACCTCGGCCGCAATGCGCTCGGCGCTAACTACGGTCACTTGGCTCGCCATTTCAACAATCGCCGCGAGCGTTTCCGGTTCGAGTTGAAAGTCTAAAATCGCCGAGAAGCGAATTGCTCGCAGCATTCGCAGCTTGTCTTCGGCGAATCGTTGTCGTGGGTCGCCAATCGCGCGAATGGTGCGGCGCTGCAGATCGGCCTCTCCGCCGACGAAGTCGATGACCCGCTCGTCGAGCGGATCGAAAAACATTCCATTGATCGTGAAATCGCGGCGTTTGGCGTCTTCCTCGGGGCTGCTAAAAGACACGCGGTCGGGGTGGCGGCCATCGCTGTAAGTGGCATCTTGGCGAAAAGTGGTAATTTCGACCTGCCCTGCGCCGCGCGGACCGACGACGATCATGACACCGAAGGCCGCGCCGATGCTGAGCGTCCGGCGATGTTGAAAAACATGGCGAATTTCAGCGGGTCGGGCGCTCGTCGCCACGTCGAAATCGTAAGGAGTGTGGCCCAGTAGTTGATCTCGCACACACCCACCAGCCCAATAGGCTTCATAGCCGTGGTCGCGCAATTGGCGGACAACTTCGACGGCGAAGGATCGCTGCTTGGTGGGAATAAGAGACACTGGAAGGGTTCAGGGTTCAGGGGTCGATGGTGCAGCAGTGGCAACTGTAATGGCGCGGTTGATGGATTCAATAGTCTGCCGTCGCGCGGCATCATTCCAAGGAAAGTGATGTTCCATGGCGGGTTGCATAAAGTACAAGACGCATTCCACCGGCGGCTGGCCAAGAATTTTCTCGATAGCCAGTGCATAGAGCCCGAGCTGCATTTCATACTGCTTTGCCAGTTGCGCGATGGCATCGGCGGAAATCTGATTGGTCTTGTAATCGATCAAATGCCACGCGCCGTCACTATCTTGATAGATGCAGTCGATAAATCCTTGCAAATACCGACACTCGCCGGCCCCGCTTTGGTTCGCTCCCGGCGGCCAGGCCAGCAAAAACTCTAGTTCGCGGTGGATTTGCTTTGCTCTAACCAATTCTTGGGCACGCGCCGATAGAACAAACTGGCGCACTAGGGACTCGGCAACTTCAAGATGCCGAGCAAGCGAGTTCTGATGGCTTGCGGCGCAGCGGCGGATCCAAGCTGAAACGTCGCTGGGATTGCGGTAATCCAGCTTCGACAGCGCCGCATGAACAAGTGTTCCTAGATCTGCCCCGCCAGCCGCCGGCGACCGATCTTCATCCTCGTCGGGTAGCGAACGCGCCGCAACATCCTCGGTAGCCTCAAGGATTCCAGAGAGACGCGACACCGAAAATCGACGGCGAGAGGAAAAATCGACGGCGATTCGCTCGGCAAGCTGGTCGCCGCGATCCCGCGCGGGCTGTTTGGTTGCTAGCATCGCGACTTCCGTCAGACGCTGATCGAGATCGCGCCACTGCCGATCCCACGTTGGCGGCGGCTCGATTTCTGGCGTTTGATGGACTTTCACTTCGGGCTGAGCGTAACCATCGGGTAAAATCGCCAAACAGTGTCCGTTTTCCAGATCGAACCGCTCGGCAAGCAGTTTCATCCACGGCGAAGACGGAGCTTGCAGATCGAAAACTCCACTCGACAGCACCAGATAATCGGCTGCGCGTGTCGTGGCAACATACAGCAACCGCAAGCGTTCGGCCTGGTCTTCGGCGTCTGCGATGGCATGGTGCAGGTCGAGGCCCGTTAAATGCTGACTGCCGTCGCGACGAGTTGGAATCTTGACCAACGGGCCAAGTTGCGGATTCCAAACCGCCCCTCGGTCGGCACCGAACGTCGCCCGATCCATATCGGGCACGAAAACGACAGGAAATTCCAGGCCCTTCGACTGATGGATCGTCATCAACCGCACGACATTGGTTCCTTCCGGATGAGTTGCGGCCAGTGGCTCGCGCGGCTGATGTACGACGAATTCACTCAGTTGTACGATAAAATCAGCAAGCCCCAACACGCCCGACTCGTCGAACGCGCGGGCCTGATCCATCAGCTTTCGCAAGTTCGCCAGCTTGCGCTCGCCCATGAATTCCGCCAATAGTGCCGCATTGTAGCCAGTGCGTTGCATCGCCTCATTGAGCAACGAGGCAATTGGGAGCCGGTCTTTGAGTAGCCGCAATTCGCGCAGGGTAGACGCGGCAAATGCCGCGCGGCAGGTCTGCTCCGCGGTCAATTCGACAGGCAACGATTGGTCAAACAGGCCTTGCGCCAAACCATGCCGATGCTGCCCCAACCAATAAATTGTCTCGTCGGTCAGCGAAAAGATTGAACTGCGTAGTACGCCGATCAGAGCCACTTCGTCGGCTTGGCTGGCCAGCGAGCGCAGCAGGTTTACGACGTCGAAGATTTCCTGCTGCGCATAAAACGCATGGCCCCCGACCAGGTAATAGTCGATGTTCCAGCGACGTAAGGCGTCTTCGTAATACTGTACGTCGGATAAGGCTCGGAACAAAATGGCGATGTCTTTGGGCTGAACCACATGCGGTTGTGGCTCTTCACCGGCCGTTGCATTGCGCACCAACAATTCACCGCTTTCGAGCATCTGCTGGATTCGCCGCGCAATCTGTTCGGCCTCGCGCCGGCGCGCCTCGGCTTTTGCGCCAGCGTCCGACTTTTTCAAGTCGGTACAAACCGACCACAGGAATTCGACGGCAGGTATGGCAGTGACCTGCCCACGATTCGCGCGTAACGGTACGTATTGCATGGCAGGATCGCCGGCGGACGAAAGAGCCTCGCAAAACAGCGCATTGACGAACGCCAAAATCGCCGGCTGGCTGCGAAAGTTTTCCGTAAGCGGCAATCGACCTGGTTCGGGCGTCTCGCGCTGCAACTGACGAAACACACTGGGATCGGCCCCGCGGAAACGATAAATCGACTGCTTGTAGTCGCCGACAAAAAATAGCTTCCCCTCGTGCAGTTGCGGACCACAAAGCGCTTTGATGAGTTCGACTTGCACAGGATCGGTGTCCTGAAATTCATCCACTAACAATAATCGCGTCTGCGATGCTAGCCGTTGCTGCAATTCGGCATGGGCCGGATCGATGAGCAAGTCGCGGGCGCGAATCAGCAGGTCGTTGAAATCGAGCCATGCCAATTCCTGCTTTCGCGCATCATAATTTCCCAGCGCTGTCGCGGCCAGCGATAGCAATTTCAATCCGGCGGCTGCGTCAGCCTCGGCGGCTTGTATGTCGAACGCAGTCAGCTTCTGAACCGACTTGATTTCAGTGCGTAACCGTTCGGCTGCGGTTTTGAATCGCTCATAGAGACTTTCATCCGGCCACGCTTTCTTACTCCCTGCGCCTTGCACCCGCGCGGCTTGCAAAATGGCTTCGAGATCGGCCACTTGCGAATGGCTCTGAGGCAAACCCGGCAGAAGTGTCTGGAGTGCATTGCAGCGGCTCTTGAGCTCGCCAGTGGCGTTGCCGAGACCGTCAATCACCGCCAAGAGTTCGTGGACCGATGGACCGGTCGAAATGTCGGCCAGTGCCGTGGGCAATACGATTTGGCGACGGTAATCGTCCCAGACCTGGGCCAATTCCGCCGGCGACTTACGGAGCCACTCCTCGAACGAAATCGCTCGCCCGTAGCTCACGAGTTCCGCAATCAACTCCCGCAGCCGGTCGAGTCCGAACTGTGCGGCAAGATCCATCGCAGCCGATTCACGATTCGTCAGATTTTCGCGCAGCAGGTCGTCAATTAGCTCGGCCAGTAGCGTATCGGCTTGTGCCTGCTCGATCACTGCAAAGCGCGGATCGAGTCGTGCTTCGACGGCGTGCGAACGGAGCAAGGCTCCGCAAAAGGCGTGGATCGTGCTGATTCGGGCAGCATCGAGGCTCCGCAATAGCCGCAGCCAGTAATCGATCTGGTCTGCCGGCGCCGATTGCAACCGCTCGAAGCACTTGCCGCGAATGCGATCGCGCATTTCTCGCGCTGCACGGTCGGTGAACGTAATGGCGATGAGTTCGTGCAACTCGGCCAGTTCTGGCAGGATCTTATCGCTCGCAGGCTGCAAATGAGAAAGAAACCGTTCGGTCAAAACGAACGTCTTCCCGCAGCCTGCCCCGGCAGATAGCGCAACCGACACGTTCCGCGTCTCAATCGCGCATTGCTGCTCGGACGTGTAATTGGTTTTAGTAGCGGTCATCGATCTGCCAATGTGTGATCTCACCTACATTTCTGTTTTTTCGGTTTGCACAGGTTTCCCCGACTTCCGTTCTGACTGCAGGGGCAGCCAGCCTTTTCCCAGCGACCGCACCTGACCGATTCGGCAAACGGTGCTGTACTCGCATAGGCTCGTGCAATCCTCATTGCGGCTGTACACCGGAAACATGCCGCTGCGAATGCCCTGGACAATTTCCACGACCCGCTCCAACAGCGTTCGACGCAATTCGCTCCAAGCTTGGGTCTCGGCAAGGTCGCCGTCCGTTTGGTCCCAAAACTGCGGCAGGCCGTGTGATTCAAACCCTGTGGCTTTCAAATACCAATAGCCCACGCGCCACGGCTTGGCGCGACGGTCGATCAACAGCAGTTCTTCAACGGCCATCGCATACAACGGCAATTGCAGCGCGAGGCCGGCGTGAATGTCTTCAATCTTTATCCGCTGTTTAGCCCCAGTCTTGTAGTCGAGAATATTGAAGACGACTCGATCGCCAATCACTCCAACGTCGATGCGGTCCACTCGTCCAGCCAGCCGAATCTCGCTTTCACCGCACTTTATGATGAACGGTTTGTCGGTGGACAGCGAATCAATGACCCCATCGCTATTTCGCGGCTTCATGCCAAAGGAGACTTCGAAATGGGCCGGACGTAGCTGGGCGGTTTCTCCCTGTTTGTCGTACTCCAAATGTTGGTCGAAATACGCGGCAAACCATTCGGCAACCAATCGCACATCAATGCTTTCCAGCGCCGCTTGCAGAAAAGGTCCGTCGGAAATGCGACGGATGAGCTCGGCAATCGATTCGTCGCACAAACGCTCAAATTCAACCTGGCCAACATCGGCAGGAGAGCGACGCTGATCGGCCACGTTTAACTGCCGATGCAACCTGGCAAGCGCTTCGTGAGCGAGCACCCCTCGGCGACCGTAGTTGGTCTCCAAGGAAAGTTCGGGCACCGTTTCGATACCCAGTAGATTGTGTAGCAAAAAGCGAAATGGGCACTCGGCGTAGCCTTCCAGCCGACTGACACTCCAGCAATGCTCGGGGCCGTATTCTGCGGCAAGCTGCCGCTTCGCAGCATCGCTGGTGAATATTCCCTCGAAATCCGAGAACGATTGACGATTGGCGCGAGCCGCAATCGCCTGCAGCCCGGCCAGCAGCGCCAGCGAGCCAACATTCTTTCTTGTTTCGCTTTCACCAGTGGCCTTTTCCGCACCTCCTCGAGCGGACTTGGGGCCGGCCAATGGAGAACCAAGGATCGCCGCTAGCCGCTGAGGTTTTCCGTCGAGCCATTCCACTACCGCCATCACGCGCCGCTCGTTTCCACTGTACGGCAGCACATGCCGCGGCACAGGACTGAGAGAAATTTCATGGGTCGGCTGAAAGCGATCCTCGCCGAGACAGCGGCGCAACTCAGTCAAATATGGACTTGGAAGCAACGGTTGGGCCGATTCATCGAGCGCTGGATAACTCAAGGTCAGTCGCCGCGTAGCTCGCGTGACGACTTCGTAGAACAACAGCATTTCCTCACACGTTCGCTGGTGCTGATCGACGAACCGTAGTCCAGCCGAGTTCCACCGGCGACACTCCGCCTCACTATAAATCCGGTCGTCGCGCGCCGGCGGCGGAAATGCCTTTTCGCTCAACCCTGCAACAAACAAATACGGCACTTCGATCCCTCGCACACTTTGAGCACTCAACACTCTAACGCGCCCTGCTTCTTCAAAATCTTCAGGCAACGGTTCAACGGCAACGATTTCCTGCAAACGGGTAATAAATTGCGCCAGTGACAGCTTCGATGGCTTTGCCTCCAACCATTGCTCCAGTTGGTTGCCGGCCGCCAGCGCATCTTTCAGTCGCTGCCAGGACGCTTCATCATGTTTCGACCAACCACCGCACGAGACACTAGCCTGCATCGCTCGCAGCAAGCCGGTTGCCTTGGCAACTTCTTCAATTGCTCCCATCCACTCCACGAGGGTCCGCGGCCGATCGAGCTGCGTAAGCAACACGCTGAGCTTGCGCAACATTCGGTCCGCCGCTTCAAACTTTTGCCGGTGTTTGCGCTGCGTCCGTTCATCGGTCGAATCGCCATCCGGAGTAACTTCGACGCTTTCGATCGGCGATTGCAAGTTCCGCTCCAGCGATCGAAGCAGTTCGCCACGCCCGCGGGGGATTTGCAAGCGACGAATCGCCCATTCCGCAGCCACTCCTGCAGCGCCCTCCTGCCACTCTTTCCAGGACGGTTGAAAATAGTTGTTGGCAATCACCGTCAACAATTGTCGAAACGGCCAATCCTCCGCTTGCAATCGCAGCAAGTTCACCAGCGCAGTCAGAACCGGCGAATATCGGAGCGGCGCTGCCGACTCAATCGCGATCGGGATGCCGTATTCGTTGAATACTTCTGCGACGAGATTTGAAATCCCATCCAAGCTGCGGAATACCACTGCGATGTCCTGCGCAGCAGGTCTTCTTGTCGATCGACTCTCATACGCCGACAGATGGGATAGGCTATCGTGCGTGGGTTCGCCGGTGACAAGCAAATCCTTGATCCGCCGAGCAATTGACTGTAATTCAGCCAGTTGACTGGAAGCGGCAACAATTTCAATGCCACTCACATCGTCGGCAGCAGTCAGCTCGCGCGGATTGCCGAACAACTGGCGCTCCAAATGCGACATCGCGGGCCAATGCGAACTGGCAGGTCGCGGCAACCAGACGAGGTTGGCCTGCGCGTGACGCTGCCGAAGCTCCGCGAGCGTGCGCGTGGGCTTCAGCAACAAGTCTTCGCGACGTGTCTTTTCTTCCAATGTCAGCGTGATTGCCAATTCGTCGGTACGTGCGGCCAACAATTGCAAGATCTCGTGTTGGGTGAACGTGAAATCGGTAAAGCCGTCGACAACAATTCGCTTTATTTGCGAAAACAAGCCCCATTGACCATCCTTCAGCATTTCGCGAGCCGACCAAAAACGGCCCTCGGCATCGTACAGCGAATGTTTGTTGAGCAGGTTTTGGTATTCGTCGTAAATTAGCGCCAATTCGCGGTTTTTAGCGGTGGGACTTTGTTGCGTCACCAGCTTGGCGAACTTGTCGGGCCAGATTTCTTGCCGCTTGAGGTCGCTGATGAGCGCAGCGATGAGATCGACCAAACCTGGCGTGTCAGCAATCGGCAGAAAATGATTCAACTTT
It contains:
- a CDS encoding ornithine carbamoyltransferase, producing RESIPDFARVLSQYVDGIVIRANRHQTVVDLAQHSTCPVINGLTDFAHPCQALADLYTLRELVGKLHGLTLAYIGDSNNMARSLVEGCGRLGMKINLATPKAYQFSKSEIDRFHQDIPQLQLKVTDDPSAAVRNAVAVYTDVWASMGQESEAAIRRCDFVNYQVNSQIMAQAPNGYFMHCLPAHRGEEVTDEVIDGPNSIVVQQAGNRLHVQKGILAWLLSRG
- the rph gene encoding ribonuclease PH, with amino-acid sequence MRRDGRQPDQLRPVKITRRFTHTAPGSVLIQFGGTTVLCTASVDPKVPDWMAGKGRGWLTAECNMLPGSTAPRKKRERDGKTDGRTTEIQRLIGRSLRAIIDLDAIGERTLAIDCDVLDADGGTRTASITGAYVALVDAVSTIELPDPSRRALTDSVAAISVGIANGLPLIDLDYSEDVDAEVDMNVVMTGAGQFIEVQGTGEEATFSEAELHTLLGLARRGVQKLTELQQRALQ
- a CDS encoding CCA tRNA nucleotidyltransferase, whose product is MSLIPTKQRSFAVEVVRQLRDHGYEAYWAGGCVRDQLLGHTPYDFDVATSARPAEIRHVFQHRRTLSIGAAFGVMIVVGPRGAGQVEITTFRQDATYSDGRHPDRVSFSSPEEDAKRRDFTINGMFFDPLDERVIDFVGGEADLQRRTIRAIGDPRQRFAEDKLRMLRAIRFSAILDFQLEPETLAAIVEMASQVTVVSAERIAAEVQIVLVHDARAKAVDRLRSTGLLQTILPEVLAIVDWPRTLALLGSLVEPTFALALAALLQDLAEDKLASMIGRRWKLSRKDINRLEWLLENKEALANARGQRWSKLQPTLAAEGAADLVKLQAAKASLGSARREDVEFCRLQLQRPRDELDPPSLIDGRDLLGLGIPRGPVFARLLQAVRAAQLDGHASDRAGALALVEQLREKSD
- a CDS encoding UvrD-helicase domain-containing protein, with the protein product MTATKTNYTSEQQCAIETRNVSVALSAGAGCGKTFVLTERFLSHLQPASDKILPELAELHELIAITFTDRAAREMRDRIRGKCFERLQSAPADQIDYWLRLLRSLDAARISTIHAFCGALLRSHAVEARLDPRFAVIEQAQADTLLAELIDDLLRENLTNRESAAMDLAAQFGLDRLRELIAELVSYGRAISFEEWLRKSPAELAQVWDDYRRQIVLPTALADISTGPSVHELLAVIDGLGNATGELKSRCNALQTLLPGLPQSHSQVADLEAILQAARVQGAGSKKAWPDESLYERFKTAAERLRTEIKSVQKLTAFDIQAAEADAAAGLKLLSLAATALGNYDARKQELAWLDFNDLLIRARDLLIDPAHAELQQRLASQTRLLLVDEFQDTDPVQVELIKALCGPQLHEGKLFFVGDYKQSIYRFRGADPSVFRQLQRETPEPGRLPLTENFRSQPAILAFVNALFCEALSSAGDPAMQYVPLRANRGQVTAIPAVEFLWSVCTDLKKSDAGAKAEARRREAEQIARRIQQMLESGELLVRNATAGEEPQPHVVQPKDIAILFRALSDVQYYEDALRRWNIDYYLVGGHAFYAQQEIFDVVNLLRSLASQADEVALIGVLRSSIFSLTDETIYWLGQHRHGLAQGLFDQSLPVELTAEQTCRAAFAASTLRELRLLKDRLPIASLLNEAMQRTGYNAALLAEFMGERKLANLRKLMDQARAFDESGVLGLADFIVQLSEFVVHQPREPLAATHPEGTNVVRLMTIHQSKGLEFPVVFVPDMDRATFGADRGAVWNPQLGPLVKIPTRRDGSQHLTGLDLHHAIADAEDQAERLRLLYVATTRAADYLVLSSGVFDLQAPSSPWMKLLAERFDLENGHCLAILPDGYAQPEVKVHQTPEIEPPPTWDRQWRDLDQRLTEVAMLATKQPARDRGDQLAERIAVDFSSRRRFSVSRLSGILEATEDVAARSLPDEDEDRSPAAGGADLGTLVHAALSKLDYRNPSDVSAWIRRCAASHQNSLARHLEVAESLVRQFVLSARAQELVRAKQIHRELEFLLAWPPGANQSGAGECRYLQGFIDCIYQDSDGAWHLIDYKTNQISADAIAQLAKQYEMQLGLYALAIEKILGQPPVECVLYFMQPAMEHHFPWNDAARRQTIESINRAITVATAAPSTPEP
- a CDS encoding PD-(D/E)XK nuclease family protein, whose protein sequence is MSEETLLIAGPAGSGKTAAAIERYRRGLADQPIGSMLWIAPTNRAVDEIRRRLLGSGLSGCFSPGIFTFARFAEVVLADAEQPIRHVGKLLKRQMIERILNEIRAAGKLNHFLPIADTPGLVDLIAALISDLKRQEIWPDKFAKLVTQQSPTAKNRELALIYDEYQNLLNKHSLYDAEGRFWSAREMLKDGQWGLFSQIKRIVVDGFTDFTFTQHEILQLLAARTDELAITLTLEEKTRREDLLLKPTRTLAELRQRHAQANLVWLPRPASSHWPAMSHLERQLFGNPRELTAADDVSGIEIVAASSQLAELQSIARRIKDLLVTGEPTHDSLSHLSAYESRSTRRPAAQDIAVVFRSLDGISNLVAEVFNEYGIPIAIESAAPLRYSPVLTALVNLLRLQAEDWPFRQLLTVIANNYFQPSWKEWQEGAAGVAAEWAIRRLQIPRGRGELLRSLERNLQSPIESVEVTPDGDSTDERTQRKHRQKFEAADRMLRKLSVLLTQLDRPRTLVEWMGAIEEVAKATGLLRAMQASVSCGGWSKHDEASWQRLKDALAAGNQLEQWLEAKPSKLSLAQFITRLQEIVAVEPLPEDFEEAGRVRVLSAQSVRGIEVPYLFVAGLSEKAFPPPARDDRIYSEAECRRWNSAGLRFVDQHQRTCEEMLLFYEVVTRATRRLTLSYPALDESAQPLLPSPYLTELRRCLGEDRFQPTHEISLSPVPRHVLPYSGNERRVMAVVEWLDGKPQRLAAILGSPLAGPKSARGGAEKATGESETRKNVGSLALLAGLQAIAARANRQSFSDFEGIFTSDAAKRQLAAEYGPEHCWSVSRLEGYAECPFRFLLHNLLGIETVPELSLETNYGRRGVLAHEALARLHRQLNVADQRRSPADVGQVEFERLCDESIAELIRRISDGPFLQAALESIDVRLVAEWFAAYFDQHLEYDKQGETAQLRPAHFEVSFGMKPRNSDGVIDSLSTDKPFIIKCGESEIRLAGRVDRIDVGVIGDRVVFNILDYKTGAKQRIKIEDIHAGLALQLPLYAMAVEELLLIDRRAKPWRVGYWYLKATGFESHGLPQFWDQTDGDLAETQAWSELRRTLLERVVEIVQGIRSGMFPVYSRNEDCTSLCEYSTVCRIGQVRSLGKGWLPLQSERKSGKPVQTEKTEM